A stretch of the Malus domestica chromosome 08, GDT2T_hap1 genome encodes the following:
- the LOC114826411 gene encoding protein FREE1-like, whose protein sequence is MQNGDYASAPYYQYPPPHQNPNPIPNPADHHHNPYASAPPFTSSDYSAYSQSYPPYSLNPDPAPPTAPSYTPSPPISNPNLQTFNPTPQPPSSFPPFETHSPYQPPPQQQPYQPPYEYNQSAPSYATLPPSIPANPNPNSNPSSPYSSVYQSPFSQPPPSVPPVYENPYENSLKLDHGGGSGGSYLDDRYGGYNRSRSDLGPDPYGKRYDAGPDAGYGDGVYAYGGDKVEPYGARGTAPKSSSSTLFDDYGRSISVPSGKTTPVGSNKIVRAVPKADTQEDAKGGVQKFRVKLLAESGGQSTMDVLCQIGLDGIRMLDPATSRTLRIYPLDTVTRCDKTDSSTFAFWSKSSVDIEPRRIRLQSNSYTANTLLDTVTAATVQLKEMGGRIRPTESGRPSEQSTERKKGLTDWMNIIKPGNVEKDHWVPDEAVTKCTACVSDFGAFNRRHHCRNCGDIFCDKCTHGRIALTAEENAPLVRVCDRCMAEVTQRLSNAKEASSKPAGLHSHEDLAKKLQEELERNRKESSGSKSDGSGRRMREVACPTCTVHLQVQVPSSGSETIECGVCQNPFLVSAH, encoded by the exons ATGCAAAACGGGGATTATGCCTCCGCTCCCTATTACCAGTACCCTCCTCCGcatcaaaaccctaaccctatcCCTAACCCGGCCGATCACCACCACAACCCCTACGCCTCCGCACCGCCTTTCACCTCCTCCGATTACTCCGCTTATTCCCAATCTTACCCCCCATATTCTCTGAATCCCGACCCTGCGCCTCCCACCGCTCCTTCCTACACCCCTTCTCCTCCAATTTCCAATCCCAATTTGCAAACCTTCAATCCCACGCCTCAGCCGCCTTCTTCTTTCCCTCCGTTCGAGACCCATTCGCCCTATCAACCGCCGCCACAGCAGCAACCGTATCAACCACCGTACGAATATAACCAATCGGCTCCCAGTTACGCCACTTTGCCGCCCTCGATTCCCgccaaccctaaccctaattccaACCCCTCCTCTCCGTATTCGTCCGTTTACCAGAGCCCGTTTTCTCAGCCGCCCCCTTCGGTCCCGCCTGTATATGAAAATCCATACGAGAATTCTCTGAAACTGGATCACGGCGGCGGCTCCGGCGGCTCCTATTTAGATGATAGGTATGGGGGATACAACCGAAGCCGATCCGATTTGGGTCCGGATCCATATGGGAAGCGGTATGATGCAGGTCCCGATGCGGGGTATGGCGACGGTGTTTATGCTTACGGAGGTGATAAGGTGGAGCCGTATGGAGCTCGCGGCACCGCACCCAAGTCGTCAAGTTCGACTTTGTTCGATGATTACGGGAGGTCGATCAGTGTCCCATCTGGGAAAACCACGCCGGTGGGCTCGAACAAGATCGTCCGGGCAGTACCCAAGGCCGATACGCAAGAGGACGCGAAGGGTGGGGTGCAGAAGTTTCGGGTCAAGCTGTTGGCTGAAAGTGGAGGGCAGAGCACTATGGATGTCCTTTGCCAG ATTGGTTTGGATGGTATCCGTATGCTTGATCCTGCTACCAGTCGGACATTGAGAATATATCCCCTCGACACCGTTACAAGATGTGAT AAAACCGACTCATCTACCTTCGCCTTTTGGTCAAAGAGCTCTGTGGATATTGAGCCAAGGCGTATTAGATTGCAGTCAAATAGTTACACTGCCAACACCCTTTTGGATACAGTGACTGCTGCAACTGTACAG CTTAAGGAAATGGGTGGAAGAATCAGGCCAACGGAATCGGGAAGGCCAAGCGAACAGTCtacagagagaaagaaaggattAACCGATTGGATGAACATTATAAAACCGGGAAATGTGGAGAAAGATCATTGG GTCCCCGATGAGGCAGTTACAAAATGCACGGCCTGTGTGTCAGATTTTGGGGCTTTTAACCGTAGG CATCACTGCCGGAACTGTGGAGACATTTTCTGTGACAAGTGTACCCATGGCAGAATTGCCTTAACTGCTGAGGAGAATGCCCCGCTGGTTCGAGTTTGTGACCGATGCATG GCTGAAGTGACTCAGAGGCTCAGTAATGCCAAGGAAGCATCTAGTAAACCTGCAGGACTTCATAGTCATGAGGATCTTGCCAAGAAGCTTCAG gAGGAGTTGGAAAGGAATCGCAAGGAATCTTCAG GTTCAAAGTCCGATGGATCTGGGAGGAGAATGAGAGAAGTTGCCTGTCCTACATGCACAGTCCACTTGCAG GTTCAAGTTCCCAGCTCGGGGTCGGAGACCATTGAATGTGGGGTTTGCCAGAATCCATTTCTTGTGAGTGCTCATTGA